From Pseudomonas putida, one genomic window encodes:
- a CDS encoding glutamine synthetase, with product MNLSPAVLLLLLAAPTPLLAIPQQNAQASCTRSATLVACKDPTGSYYSVRTEGSHIYLRGFDSATHRVWAQTNSRYGALTFFTGLASDGEAWVGYSRRVGWTSLTRVSSSNGERFSLRCSLVGGCQ from the coding sequence ATGAACCTGTCACCCGCAGTACTGTTATTGCTGCTCGCTGCGCCAACACCGTTGCTTGCGATACCTCAGCAGAACGCGCAGGCGTCATGCACGAGGAGCGCGACGCTGGTGGCCTGTAAAGACCCCACTGGCAGTTACTACAGCGTGCGTACCGAGGGCAGCCACATCTACCTACGCGGCTTCGATAGTGCGACGCACCGCGTATGGGCGCAAACCAACAGCCGCTATGGAGCGCTGACATTCTTCACCGGCCTGGCCAGCGATGGTGAAGCCTGGGTTGGCTATAGCCGCCGAGTTGGTTGGACCTCCCTGACCCGCGTATCCAGCTCCAACGGCGAACGATTCAGTCTGCGTTGCAGCCTGGTCGGTGGCTGCCAGTGA
- the cfaB gene encoding C17 cyclopropane fatty acid synthase CfaB: protein MLAQLPPALQSLHLPLRLKLWDGNQFDLGPSPQVTILVKEPQLIAQLTHPSMHQLGAAFVEGKLELEGDIGEAIRVCDELSEALLTEDDEAPPPRVAHDKRTDAESISYHYDVSNAFYQLWLDQDMAYSCAYFREPDNTLDQAQQDKFDHLCRKLRLQAHDYLLDVGCGWGGLSRFAAREYGAKVFGITLSKEQLKLARQRVKAEGLADKVELQILDYRDLPQDGRFDKVVSVGMFEHVGHANLALYSQKLFGAVREGGLVMNHGITAKHVDGRPVGRGAGEFIDHYVFPNGELPHLSMISASLCAAGLEVVDVESLRMHYAKTLHHWSDNLENQLHKAAALVPEKTLRIWRLYLAGCAYAFQKGWINLHQILAVKPYADGHHDLPWTREDLYR, encoded by the coding sequence ATGCTTGCGCAACTTCCGCCGGCGCTGCAGAGCCTGCACTTGCCACTTCGTCTGAAGCTGTGGGACGGCAACCAGTTCGACCTGGGGCCCAGTCCGCAGGTCACTATCCTGGTCAAGGAGCCTCAGCTGATCGCCCAGCTGACCCATCCAAGCATGCACCAGCTGGGTGCTGCTTTCGTGGAAGGCAAGCTGGAGTTGGAGGGCGACATCGGGGAAGCCATTCGGGTGTGCGATGAGCTGAGCGAAGCCTTGCTGACGGAGGACGATGAGGCACCGCCACCACGTGTGGCTCACGACAAGCGCACAGACGCCGAGTCCATCTCCTACCACTACGACGTGTCCAACGCGTTCTATCAACTCTGGCTCGATCAGGACATGGCGTATTCGTGTGCCTACTTCCGTGAGCCGGACAATACCCTCGATCAGGCACAGCAGGACAAGTTTGACCATCTGTGCCGCAAGCTGCGGCTGCAGGCCCATGACTACCTGCTGGATGTCGGCTGCGGTTGGGGTGGGCTGTCACGCTTCGCCGCACGCGAGTACGGTGCCAAGGTGTTCGGCATCACCTTGAGCAAGGAACAGCTCAAGCTGGCGCGGCAGCGCGTCAAGGCAGAGGGCCTGGCTGACAAGGTCGAGCTGCAGATCCTCGACTACCGCGACCTCCCTCAGGATGGCCGCTTCGACAAGGTCGTCAGCGTCGGCATGTTCGAGCATGTCGGGCACGCCAACCTGGCGCTGTACAGCCAGAAACTGTTCGGCGCTGTGCGCGAGGGTGGCCTGGTGATGAACCATGGCATCACCGCCAAGCACGTCGATGGTCGTCCGGTGGGGCGAGGGGCGGGTGAATTCATCGACCATTATGTGTTCCCCAACGGTGAGCTGCCGCACCTGTCGATGATCAGCGCGAGCCTGTGTGCTGCGGGGCTGGAGGTCGTCGATGTCGAGAGCTTGCGCATGCATTACGCCAAGACCTTGCACCATTGGAGCGATAACCTGGAGAACCAGCTGCACAAGGCTGCTGCACTGGTACCGGAAAAAACCCTGCGCATTTGGCGCCTGTATCTGGCTGGCTGCGCCTATGCATTCCAGAAGGGCTGGATAAACCTGCACCAGATCCTTGCCGTCAAGCCTTACGCCGATGGGCATCATGACCTGCCCTGGACACGTGAAGACCTGTATCGCTGA
- the zigA gene encoding zinc metallochaperone GTPase ZigA gives MTNRLPVTVLSGFLGAGKSTLLNHVLRNRDNLRVAVIVNDMSEINIDASEVQRNVSLNRAEEKLVEMSNGCICCTLREDLLEEVARLADEGRFDYLLIESTGISEPLPVAETFTFRDEQGRSLSDMARLDTMVTVVDGLNFLRDYQAADSLASRGETLGDDDERSISDLLIEQVEFADVLLLSKIDLISQHEREELIAILRSLNARAKILPMVMGQVPLAQILDTGLFDFEQAAQAPGWLQELRGEHVPETEEYGIAATTWQARRPLHPQRFFDFIHKQWTNGRLLRSKGFFWLASRFQEAGSWSQAGGMMRYGLAGRWWRFVPKEHWPQDEQSSAEILKHWVPESGDCRQELVFIGQNIDFVQLSTDLDACLLTDDEMEMGQAAWRDLPDPFGPWHAEEAA, from the coding sequence ATGACCAATCGACTTCCTGTCACTGTACTTTCCGGCTTTTTGGGTGCCGGTAAAAGCACCTTGCTCAACCATGTGCTGCGTAATCGCGACAACCTGCGTGTCGCCGTCATCGTCAATGACATGAGCGAAATCAACATTGATGCCAGTGAGGTCCAGCGTAATGTCAGCCTAAACCGAGCGGAAGAAAAGCTGGTTGAGATGAGCAACGGCTGCATCTGCTGCACCCTGCGCGAGGACCTGTTGGAGGAAGTCGCACGGCTGGCGGATGAAGGCCGGTTCGATTATCTGCTGATCGAGTCGACGGGCATCTCCGAGCCGCTTCCCGTCGCAGAGACGTTCACCTTCCGCGATGAGCAGGGCCGTAGCCTTAGCGACATGGCACGGCTGGACACCATGGTGACGGTTGTCGACGGCTTGAACTTCCTGCGCGATTACCAGGCCGCCGACAGCCTGGCCAGCCGTGGTGAAACCTTGGGCGATGACGATGAGCGTTCCATCAGCGACCTGTTGATCGAACAGGTGGAGTTCGCGGATGTGCTGCTGCTGAGCAAGATCGACCTGATCAGCCAGCATGAGCGCGAGGAGCTCATCGCGATTTTGCGCAGCCTCAATGCCCGGGCGAAGATTTTGCCGATGGTCATGGGCCAAGTGCCGCTGGCACAGATCCTGGATACCGGCCTTTTCGATTTCGAACAGGCTGCGCAGGCACCTGGATGGCTTCAGGAACTGCGCGGTGAACATGTGCCAGAAACCGAGGAATACGGCATTGCCGCTACCACCTGGCAAGCTCGCAGGCCGCTGCACCCGCAACGCTTTTTTGATTTCATCCACAAGCAATGGACCAATGGCCGGCTACTGCGCTCCAAAGGCTTTTTCTGGCTGGCCAGCAGGTTTCAGGAGGCCGGCAGCTGGTCGCAGGCTGGCGGCATGATGCGCTATGGCTTGGCCGGCCGGTGGTGGCGATTCGTGCCAAAGGAACATTGGCCGCAGGACGAACAGAGCTCTGCAGAAATTCTCAAACACTGGGTGCCTGAGAGTGGCGACTGCCGCCAGGAACTGGTGTTCATTGGGCAGAACATTGACTTCG
- the lpdA gene encoding dihydrolipoyl dehydrogenase, with protein MKSYDVVIIGGGPGGYNAAIRAGQLGLSVACVEGRSTLGGTCLNVGCMPSKALLHASELYEAASGDEFAHLGIEVKPTLNLAQMMKQKDESVTGLTKGIEYLFRKNKVEWIKGWGRLDGADKVIVKAEDGSETALQAKDIVIATGSEPTPLPGVTIDNQRIIDSTGALALPEVPKHLIVIGAGVIGLELGSVWRRLGSQVTVIEYLDRICPGTDEETAKTLQKALAKQGMAFKLGSKVTQATASPDGVSLTLEPAAGGTAETLQADYVLVAIGRRPYTQGLNLESVGLQTDKRGMLTNEHHRTSVPGVWVIGDVTSGPMLAHKAEDEAVACIERIAGKPHEVNYNLIPGVIYTRPELASVGKTEEQLKAEGRAYKVGKFPFTANSRAKINHETEGFAKVIADANTDEVLGVHLVGPSVSEMIGEFCVAMEFSASAEDIALTCHPHPTRSEALRQAAMNVDGMAMQI; from the coding sequence ATGAAATCCTATGACGTGGTGATCATCGGCGGTGGCCCCGGCGGCTACAACGCGGCGATTCGTGCTGGGCAACTTGGCTTGAGTGTCGCCTGTGTGGAAGGCCGCTCGACCCTTGGCGGCACCTGCCTCAATGTGGGCTGCATGCCGTCCAAGGCATTGCTGCATGCCTCCGAATTGTATGAGGCCGCCAGCGGTGACGAGTTTGCCCACCTGGGCATCGAGGTGAAGCCAACCCTGAACCTCGCCCAGATGATGAAACAGAAGGACGAGAGCGTGACTGGCCTGACCAAGGGCATCGAGTACCTGTTTCGCAAGAACAAGGTCGAGTGGATCAAAGGCTGGGGCCGCCTGGATGGCGCCGACAAGGTTATCGTCAAAGCCGAGGACGGCAGCGAGACCGCGTTGCAGGCCAAGGACATCGTCATCGCTACCGGGTCCGAGCCCACTCCCCTGCCCGGCGTGACTATCGATAACCAACGCATCATCGACTCCACGGGCGCCTTGGCCCTCCCCGAGGTGCCCAAGCACCTGATCGTGATCGGCGCTGGTGTGATCGGCCTGGAGCTGGGTTCGGTGTGGCGCCGCCTGGGCAGCCAGGTCACCGTCATCGAATACCTGGACCGCATCTGCCCCGGTACTGATGAGGAAACGGCAAAGACCCTGCAAAAGGCCCTGGCCAAGCAAGGCATGGCCTTCAAGCTCGGCAGCAAGGTGACCCAAGCGACGGCCTCACCCGACGGCGTCAGCCTGACGCTAGAGCCGGCCGCAGGCGGTACTGCAGAAACACTGCAAGCCGACTACGTGCTGGTTGCCATCGGCCGTCGTCCTTATACCCAAGGCCTGAATCTGGAAAGCGTCGGGCTGCAAACCGATAAACGCGGCATGCTCACCAACGAGCATCATCGCACCTCAGTGCCGGGAGTGTGGGTGATTGGCGACGTCACCTCCGGCCCGATGCTGGCGCACAAAGCCGAAGACGAAGCCGTCGCCTGCATCGAGCGCATCGCCGGCAAACCCCACGAGGTCAATTACAACCTGATCCCCGGGGTGATCTATACCCGCCCCGAGTTGGCCAGCGTCGGCAAGACCGAAGAGCAGCTCAAGGCAGAAGGCCGCGCCTACAAAGTGGGCAAGTTCCCCTTCACCGCCAACAGCCGCGCGAAGATCAACCATGAAACCGAAGGCTTCGCCAAAGTCATCGCCGATGCCAACACCGATGAAGTACTGGGCGTGCATCTGGTCGGCCCAAGCGTCAGCGAGATGATCGGCGAATTCTGCGTGGCAATGGAGTTCTCCGCCTCTGCTGAAGACATCGCCCTCACCTGCCACCCGCACCCCACCCGCTCCGAGGCCTTGCGCCAGGCGGCGATGAACGTGGATGGGATGGCGATGCAGATTTGA
- a CDS encoding dihydrodipicolinate synthase family protein → MSTKNTIDLKGLVPAPVTPFTRDGEVDYAAIQKLGSWLGSIEGVKGLVVLGHAGEGTFLTQAEQGRVIQAFKESVGGRLPIIAGITGEGTQVAAEEAKRAVDNGAAAGLVYPSHGWLRFGYQKGAAQDRYKAIYEESGLPLILFQYPDVTKATYDLETQLEIAKQPGVFAMKNGVRNMRRWDTEIPVIRREVPDLQILTCHDEYLLHTMFDVDGALVGYGGLTPEPLIELIAAGKRRDYPAARAIHDKLLPVTRNVYHRGSHMEGTVALKHGLVARGILDHATVRSPLLPLAEGADKEIADALRSAGLV, encoded by the coding sequence ATGAGCACTAAAAATACCATCGACCTGAAAGGCCTCGTTCCTGCCCCAGTGACTCCGTTCACCCGTGACGGTGAAGTTGACTACGCAGCCATTCAGAAACTGGGCTCTTGGCTGGGCAGCATCGAAGGCGTTAAAGGTCTGGTCGTTTTAGGTCACGCTGGTGAAGGTACTTTCCTGACCCAGGCCGAACAGGGCCGCGTCATCCAGGCTTTCAAAGAATCGGTTGGCGGCCGTCTGCCAATCATCGCCGGCATCACCGGCGAAGGTACGCAAGTCGCTGCTGAAGAAGCCAAACGCGCTGTAGACAACGGTGCTGCTGCTGGTCTGGTGTACCCGTCCCACGGCTGGCTGCGCTTCGGCTACCAGAAAGGCGCCGCTCAGGACCGTTACAAGGCAATCTATGAGGAAAGCGGTCTGCCGCTGATCCTCTTCCAGTACCCAGACGTGACCAAGGCCACCTACGACCTGGAAACCCAGCTGGAAATCGCCAAGCAGCCTGGCGTCTTCGCCATGAAGAACGGTGTTCGTAACATGCGTCGTTGGGACACCGAGATCCCAGTAATCCGTCGTGAAGTGCCGGACCTGCAGATCCTGACCTGCCATGACGAATACCTGCTGCACACCATGTTCGACGTTGACGGTGCGCTGGTGGGCTACGGCGGCCTGACCCCTGAGCCGCTGATCGAGCTGATCGCTGCTGGTAAGCGTCGCGACTACCCAGCTGCTCGCGCCATCCACGATAAGCTGCTGCCGGTAACCCGTAACGTCTACCACCGCGGTTCCCACATGGAAGGCACCGTGGCCCTGAAACACGGCCTGGTTGCTCGTGGCATCCTGGATCACGCCACCGTGCGTTCGCCGCTGCTGCCTCTGGCCGAAGGCGCCGATAAGGAAATCGCTGACGCCCTGCGCAGCGCTGGCCTGGTCTGA
- a CDS encoding OprD family porin — MNIHANRKSLFLVVPTLLLPINVWAEGFVGDTSANLTLRNFFFERNFTAPRVAQSHAREWTQSFIFDLRSGFTQGTLGFGVDILGKYAVKLDGGAGEYGALLLPKDGDGDPAGSFGRLGVALKAKLSNTELKVGEWMPNFPIVTADDFRALPQTFRGAQIASQELKNWSLYAGEFTKTSLRNDSSMEDLSFGSAQSGSFKFLGADYRSSSKNTTVRLWSGELDNIYKQHYLGLIQKWQLSQTVSLTSNLGYFWGKDAGAAKAGSLDNQTASALFSLNIAQHSMSIGLQNVSGDTGWMRIGGTGGIYLANNTFNHAFDSPRERSWQVRYDLNFVGYGIPGLTFMTRYVHGDNVELRTVKDGSEWVRESELGYVFQSGKLRDLGLRWRNSSVRRNFNASDYDENRLIVSYPLNIL; from the coding sequence TTGAACATTCATGCAAATCGCAAAAGCCTTTTTCTCGTCGTTCCTACTCTCCTACTGCCTATCAATGTGTGGGCTGAAGGATTCGTGGGAGATACCAGCGCCAATCTAACCTTAAGAAACTTCTTTTTTGAACGCAATTTCACTGCACCTCGTGTCGCTCAGAGCCACGCCCGTGAGTGGACGCAGAGTTTTATCTTTGATCTCAGGTCAGGATTTACACAGGGCACCTTGGGCTTCGGCGTGGATATCTTGGGTAAGTATGCAGTGAAGCTCGACGGGGGCGCAGGGGAGTACGGTGCGCTGCTGTTGCCCAAGGATGGCGATGGTGATCCAGCCGGAAGCTTCGGCAGGCTTGGTGTTGCACTGAAGGCGAAGCTTTCGAACACCGAGCTCAAGGTCGGCGAGTGGATGCCTAATTTCCCGATCGTCACCGCAGACGACTTCAGGGCTCTGCCGCAGACCTTTCGCGGTGCTCAGATTGCTTCGCAAGAGCTGAAGAACTGGTCGTTGTACGCAGGCGAGTTCACCAAAACCAGCCTTCGAAATGACTCCTCCATGGAGGACCTTTCATTCGGATCTGCGCAGTCAGGCTCCTTCAAATTCCTTGGCGCTGACTACCGCTCCAGCTCCAAAAATACGACTGTCCGTCTCTGGTCGGGGGAGTTGGATAACATCTACAAGCAGCACTACCTTGGGCTCATCCAGAAATGGCAGCTCAGCCAAACGGTATCGCTTACCTCAAACCTTGGCTATTTCTGGGGCAAGGATGCTGGCGCTGCAAAGGCAGGCTCGCTAGATAACCAGACAGCTTCGGCCCTATTCAGCCTCAACATCGCTCAGCACTCGATGAGTATCGGGCTGCAAAATGTTTCGGGTGACACAGGCTGGATGCGCATCGGTGGGACCGGCGGCATTTACCTTGCGAACAACACCTTCAACCATGCCTTCGACAGTCCTCGCGAAAGATCCTGGCAGGTTCGCTATGACCTCAATTTCGTCGGTTACGGGATACCTGGTCTGACTTTCATGACGCGGTATGTGCATGGCGATAACGTGGAATTGAGAACCGTCAAAGACGGTTCGGAATGGGTAAGAGAATCAGAGCTGGGTTATGTGTTTCAGAGCGGCAAATTGAGGGATCTAGGCCTGCGGTGGCGAAACTCCAGCGTCAGACGAAATTTCAACGCCAGTGACTACGATGAGAACCGCCTTATCGTCAGCTACCCGCTCAATATTCTCTAG
- a CDS encoding DUF3617 domain-containing protein, with protein MKIRLPLLALAFGLASPLVHAQMLQPGLWELTTSNMQVDGKPLPDMQFMLGQLKNLPPEQRAMMEGALAKQGIAVAGNGVRSCLTPEQVKTNDIPLQDPQSGCTQKITERTGNVWKFQFSCPKAQGAGQATFLSDKEFTTQVNGTFNASGVQQRGSMNTRAVWLGNDCGTVKPRT; from the coding sequence ATGAAGATTCGTCTGCCACTGCTGGCCCTGGCTTTTGGCCTGGCCAGCCCACTTGTGCATGCGCAGATGTTGCAGCCTGGTCTGTGGGAGCTCACCACCAGCAACATGCAGGTCGACGGTAAGCCATTGCCGGACATGCAGTTCATGCTCGGCCAACTGAAGAACCTGCCGCCCGAGCAGAGGGCCATGATGGAAGGGGCACTGGCCAAGCAGGGCATCGCGGTAGCAGGTAATGGCGTGCGTTCATGCCTGACGCCGGAGCAGGTGAAAACCAACGATATTCCCTTGCAGGACCCTCAGTCAGGCTGCACGCAAAAGATTACCGAGCGGACCGGCAATGTCTGGAAGTTTCAGTTCAGCTGCCCCAAAGCCCAAGGTGCCGGCCAGGCAACCTTCCTTAGTGACAAGGAGTTCACTACCCAAGTTAACGGGACATTCAATGCGTCGGGTGTGCAACAGCGCGGCAGTATGAATACCCGGGCGGTATGGTTGGGCAATGACTGTGGAACAGTAAAGCCGCGCACCTGA
- the cls gene encoding cardiolipin synthase, whose amino-acid sequence MDYHSPYFFGYVLGLVHLLGIIAALHAVFTVRTAQGAIAWAMSLFFIPYFTLIPYLVFGARSFNAYIKARRQANQEMHVAMANLNWRPWVEEALTARESQSYTALRAMPKLGRMPCLANNQVKLLIDGQATFDAIFAAIEQAREVVLVQFFIIHNDTIGKALQQLLLRKAAEGVKVFVLYDRVGSHALPASYSQSLRDGGVQIHAFATRRGWFNRFQVNFRNHRKIVVVDGVTGFIGGHNVGDEYLGGNPHLSPWRDTHVQIGGPVLACLQESFAEDWYWATRQLPPLILPDTYPDNGVLCQALASGPADPQETCALFFIEAIHSATRRVWITSPYFIPDEAVFAALRLAVLRGVDVRILIPARPDHRVVYAASSLFAFEAVRAGVRMYRYQPGFLHQKVVLVDDEVSAIGSANLDNRSFRLNFEITLLTVDRDFADQVEKMLTTDFEQAREITPEDSSKTHRLQQLGMRVARLISPIL is encoded by the coding sequence ATGGATTACCACAGCCCCTACTTCTTCGGCTATGTGCTCGGGCTCGTTCACTTGCTTGGCATAATCGCCGCGCTGCATGCGGTGTTTACCGTGCGTACGGCCCAAGGGGCAATTGCCTGGGCCATGTCGCTGTTCTTCATTCCCTACTTCACACTCATTCCCTACCTGGTGTTCGGTGCCCGCTCCTTCAACGCCTACATCAAGGCTCGGCGCCAGGCCAACCAGGAAATGCACGTGGCCATGGCCAACCTCAACTGGCGGCCTTGGGTAGAGGAAGCGCTCACAGCTCGGGAGTCGCAGAGCTACACCGCCTTGCGTGCCATGCCAAAACTTGGGCGAATGCCGTGCTTGGCCAATAACCAAGTAAAGCTGCTGATCGATGGCCAGGCCACCTTCGACGCCATCTTCGCTGCTATCGAACAAGCACGAGAAGTGGTGTTGGTACAGTTCTTCATCATCCACAACGACACCATCGGCAAAGCGCTGCAGCAACTGTTGCTGCGCAAAGCGGCCGAGGGCGTGAAGGTGTTCGTGCTGTATGACAGGGTTGGCAGCCATGCCTTGCCCGCCAGCTATAGCCAGAGCCTCAGAGACGGTGGGGTGCAGATCCACGCCTTCGCCACCCGCCGCGGCTGGTTCAATCGCTTCCAGGTGAACTTCCGTAACCACCGCAAGATTGTCGTGGTCGATGGGGTTACCGGCTTCATCGGCGGGCACAACGTCGGTGATGAATACCTGGGTGGCAACCCTCACCTCTCACCCTGGCGTGATACCCATGTGCAGATCGGCGGCCCGGTGCTGGCTTGCCTGCAGGAGTCCTTCGCCGAAGACTGGTACTGGGCAACGCGTCAGCTACCGCCACTGATCCTGCCCGACACCTATCCGGACAACGGTGTGCTTTGCCAGGCGCTGGCCAGCGGGCCGGCAGATCCGCAAGAGACCTGCGCGCTGTTTTTCATCGAAGCCATCCATTCCGCGACTCGCCGCGTGTGGATCACAAGCCCCTACTTCATTCCCGACGAGGCCGTGTTCGCCGCGCTGCGCCTGGCCGTGCTGCGCGGCGTGGATGTGCGCATCCTGATCCCAGCTCGCCCCGACCATCGGGTCGTTTACGCCGCCTCTAGCCTGTTCGCCTTCGAGGCGGTGCGGGCGGGGGTACGCATGTACCGCTATCAGCCAGGGTTCCTTCATCAGAAGGTGGTGTTGGTGGACGATGAGGTCAGTGCTATTGGTAGTGCCAACCTGGACAACCGCTCATTCCGGCTGAACTTCGAAATCACCCTGCTGACAGTGGATCGGGATTTCGCCGATCAGGTAGAGAAGATGTTGACCACTGACTTCGAGCAGGCCAGGGAAATTACGCCTGAGGACAGCAGTAAAACCCACCGTCTTCAACAGCTGGGGATGCGTGTAGCGCGGTTGATTTCACCGATCCTCTGA